From the genome of Pseudomonas mohnii:
GTTGGCGGTGGTTTCAATGATGCCTGGGCATTAACCAGTCATTCAAAGGTGTATTCAGCAGGGATTCAGGTTAGCTGGATTTCACGGCGACACGTCCACCTGTAGGAGCGAGCCTGCTCGCGAAGGCGTGTCAGTTGACACCAACGTAGCGGATACACCATCGCGAGCAGGCTCGCTCCTACAGGGGTGGGGCGTGTGGTGGTTTGAAATCTGCGGGCACAAAAAAGGCGACGCCTGTGAGGGCGTCGCCTTTCGTTTTACTGCCGCTAAAACTTACTCGGGCAGTTTGTACGCAATCACATAGTCACCCATCTTGGTCCCCAGCGAACCATGACCGCCGACCACGAGCAGCACGTATTGTTTGCCGTCCTTGCCGGTGTAGGTCATTGGTGTCGCCTGGCCGCCGGCCGGCAGGCGCGACTTCCAGAGTTCCTTGCCGGTGTTGACGTCATAGGCGCGCAGGTACTGATCCAGGGTGCCGCTGAGGAAGCCGACGCCGCCGGCAGTGACCATCGAGCCGCCCATGCTTGGCACACCGAGGGGCAGGCCGATCGGCAGCGGCGAGCTGTCGCGGCTGGTGCCGTTCTTGCGTTTCCATACGACTTTGCTGGTGGTCAGGTCGATACCGGCCACGTAACCCCAGGACGGCGCCTGGCATGGCACGCCGAACGGCGACATGAACGGATGCATGATCACCGCGTAAGGGGCGCCCGTGTTCAGCTGCACGCCAGAGGTTTCGCTCTCGCGCTTGCTGCCGGCCGCCACTTGGGCGCGCGGTACCATTTTCGAGACGAAGGCCATGTAGTTCGGGCTGGTGAACAACAGCTGGCGAACCGGGTCGACCGACACGCCGCCCCAGTTGAACACACCGACGTTACCCGGATAGATCAGGCTGCCCTGTTCCGATGGCGGGGTGTACTGGCCTTCGTAACGCAGTTCCTTGAACTGGATGCGGCACAGCATCTGGTCGAACGGACTGGCACCCCACATGGCTTTTTCGGTCAGTTCCGGGGCCAGCAGGTTCAGGTCCGAACGGGCCTGGGTCGGCGCGGTGTGGTCACCCTTCACGGCGCCTTGCGGGACCGGGATTTCACGGATCGGAATGATCGGCGTGCCGTCGCGACGGTCGAGGACGTACAGACTGCCTTGCTTGGTCGGTGCGATCAGCGCAGGTTTCACGCCGTCAGCGGTTTTCATGTCCAGCAGGGTTGGCTGGCTGCCGACGTCCATATCCCACAGGTCATGGTGGGTGAACTGGTAGTTCCAGCGCACCTTGCCGGTGGCCAGATCCAGAGCGACCAGGCCTGCGCTGAATTTTTCGGCGCCAGGGGTGCGGTCCCCGCCCCACTGGTCAGGCGTCTGATTGCCCAGCGGCAGGTAAACCATGCCGAGTTTTTCGTCGACGCTGGCCAGCGACCACATGTTCGCCGAATTGCGGCTGTAGGTCTGGCCCGGTGCCAAAGGCTCGGTGGCGTCCGGGTTGTTGCTGTCCCAGTTCCACACCAGGTGACCGTCGCGCACGTCGTAGGCGCGGATCACACCGGACGGCTCGTTGGTCGACTCGTTGTCGGTGACGTGGCCACCCATGATCACCAGGTCACGGGTGATCGCGGCCGGCGAGGTGGAGTAGTAGCCACCCGGCGTGAACGGGCCGATGCCCTGGGTCAAGTCCACCACGCCATTGTTGCCGAAGCCTTCGCAGATCTTGCCGGTGTCGGCATTCAGTGCGATCAGGCGCGCATCGGCGGTCGGCAGGTACAGGCGACGCGGGCAAGCCTGGGCAACGGCTTTACCGGCGTCGGAGATGACGGCGGACGCAGCGGTTTCAGACTTGGCGTAAGCGGCTTCGTCGTAGTACGACACGCCACGGCAGGTCATGTGGGCGAAGCCCTTGAAGCCCACCGGGCTCTTGATCTGCGGGTCGAAGCGCCAGATTTCCTTGCCGGTGTCCGGGTCCAGCGCCAGCACCTTGCTGTGGGCGGTACAGGCGTAGAGCATGCCGTTGGCTTTGAGCGGGGTGTTCTCGTTGGTCAGTTCCACCGGGTCATCGGCGGTCGGCAGGTCGCCGGTGCGAATGCGCCAGGCTTCCTGCAACTTGCTGACGTTGCCGGGGGTGATTTGCTTGAGCGGCGAGTAGCGATCACCGAATTCGGTGCGGCCATAGGCCTGCCAGTCGCCTTCGGGCATTTGTGGCGCGGTGCTGGTCATGTCGGCGCTGTCGCGGCCCAACTCGCCGAGGACTTCACCGGGGTGGGTGAACTGGCTGGCAAGGGCGGTGGCACCGGCCAGCACCACGGCCACGCTCAACGCACCGGTGCCCAGTGTCGCGGGGCCGTCACGCAGCAGTGGACGACGGAACCATGGCACAAGCATGACGATGCCGAGGGCGAACCACAGCGCCAGACGCGGCACCAGTTGCCACCAGTCGAGGCCCACTTCCCACAAGGCCCAGACGGTGCTGGTGAACAGCACCAGCGCGTACAGGCCCAGGGCAGCGCGACGGGCGGCGATCAGCAGAACGCCGGTCAACGCAATGCCGATACCGGCCAGCAGGTAGTACAGCGAGCCGCCCAGCATGCTCAGCTTGATCCCCCCGGCCAGCATGGCCAGGCCCATTAGCAGAAGCAGTATGCCGAGCAAGGTCGGCAATAGACGGCTTCGACCCAAGGCACCCTCAGTGCTCATAGTGTGATTCTCCGTGACGTTTCAAGTTGTCCCGCGCCAGTTCACTGTAGATGACGATCCGGCGCGGGCATGGTTCAGATAAAAACGGTTTGATTGATGCAACCACCTGTAGGAGCGAGCCTGCTCGCGATGGACCCGAAAACTACGCGGGGTGTCAGGCAACCAACGTTATCGTTGACGACCATCGCGAGCAGGCTCGCTCCTACAGGGTTTGTGGCGTGGGTCAGAACGATGACTGGATCTTGATCCCGCCAATCAGCGCGTCATCGACCTGGTCCACGCCACCGGGGTGACGGATGTACTGCAGGTTCGGGCGCACGGTCAGCCAGTGGGTGACGTGCACGCCGTAATAGAGTTCGGCGCTGTATTCGGTGTCCTGGGGCGGCAGAAAGGCCGGATTGTCGTAATCGAAGACGGCGTGGGCCTGATTGGTCGCCTCGGCGTTTTTGCGGTAGGCCGGGTTGACGTGGACGCGGGCCATGGCGAAGCCGATGTCATCCTTGGCGCGGGCATCGAACAGGCCTTTGTAGACGAGGCCGGCCTGGACATAGTTGTCGATGGCGTTGGTCTTCTTGTCGTGCATCGTGCCGTTGGCGAACAGGCTCAAACCGCGACTGTTATCGCTGGCGACGCTGGTGACCTGCTGCTGAAGGCCGAGCCATACGCCGTGTTTGCTCGACGCGCTGCGGTAGGCCTCACCGCTCAGGGCCGCGGGCTGGCCGTTGCTGTCCTTATAGACGTCCGTGGCCTTGGCGCTGCTGTAGTAGTAACCGGCGCGGTATTCGCCGGGCAGACCGTTGAGCTTCGGCGCCCACACCAGTTCCACCGGCAGGACCGTGCCTTGGGTGCCGCTGCCGCTGAGCTTGAAGCCGTTGTCACGATCAAGGTTCGACGGGTTTTGCTCGTAGGCACCGACCTGTGCGTACAGCTCGGGCGTCAGGTGATATTTGACCCGCATTGCCCATTGGCTGACCGGCCAGTTGTACCAGATGCCACCGGCCCAGTTGCCGACCTGGGAGCCGCAGAACGCCAGGTTCTGGAAGTCGCAAGGGAAGCTGTTGAAGTCTTCGCCTTCGCCAAAGCGGCCGACCTTGATGTCGAGTGTCTGGTCGAGGAATTTCTGCTGATACCACATCTGCGTCAGGCGCGTGGTCTGGCCACGTCCCCAGACTTCCTGCGCCGAGGTGAAGCCGCCGACACGCGGATCGTTGATCCGGTCGTTGCTGATGTTGTTGCCGCTGCGTTTGGTCACGGTCAGCTGAAATTCGGCGTCGTTCCAGCCGAGGATCTTCTGCAGATCCAGATGCGTACCGAGGCCGAACTGGTCGCTGTAGCGCGCGGTGCGATCGTGGTCGTAGCCGCCGTGCAGGTTGCTGCCCATTTCGCCGGTGTAATCCAGTTTGAATTCGTAGCCCTTGTCCGCCAGTTCGGTGCGCGTGCCGTTCCAGTCGCCGAGCATCCACGGTGAGTCGCTATCAAAGGCCGCCGCAGCCTGGGCGCAGGTGACGAGGCTCATCGCGGTCAATCCGCCGATCAGGTTCAAGGCGTTTCGGCAGGCGACAGGCGTAAAGACAGCGCTGTCTTTCGGAGATTGTAAATCAGGCATAGAGGGGAAATTCTTGATCTTTTTCTGGGGATGATTGGAAACGGCAGGCAAGATGCGTATTAGCGGAAGCGTTTCAGCTAAGGCCGGTGCAAGGATAATGTTCTGTTACAAATAGAGAAAGCGCTTTGTTGAGATGCATTCTTTCGCAATCCGTAACAGTGTAGGCGCGAGCCTGCTCGCGGTGGACTTGAACGAAAACGCGCAAAACCAGATGCCCAGCGGTGTCATTGCGTTTTTCGCGAACAAGCTCGCTCCTGCAGGATCCCAAGATCACCTACAGTTGATAGAGCGCTTCCACCCGAAGAAGCCCTCGGCTAAGGTGCGCGGCTTCCAATCCTCACTCTGCTCGAAGGCCCGGCATGACCGAACACAACACTGACCCGCTGCACGGCGTGACCCTGGAACAGATCCTCAACGCCCTGGTTGAGCATTATGAGTGGTCCGGGCTGGCCGAGCGCATCGATATTCGCTGCTTCAAGAGTGATCCGAGCATCAAGTCGAGCCTGACGTTCCTGCGTAAAACCCCTTGGGCACGGGAGAAGGTCGAGCGCCTCTACGTCAAGCTGATGCGCACCAAGCGCCCGCTCTGAACAGGGTCAACCCGATGGCGACCGGGTCTGTCGCGCGACGTCATTTTGTTGCCGTGGCAGCGGTCTTGGGTTGGGCCGGCCTGAGCATCCAGATGTACCTGATTTTCTATTCGCGGTGGACCCTGGGCGCCAGTCTGCTGGGTGGGTTGATGAGCTTTTTCAGCTACTTCACCGTGCTGAGCAATACGCTGGTGGCGACGGTCCTGACCTGTGAATTGACGTCCCGCGAATCCGCTGCACGGCGCTGGTTTTTGCAATCGTCGGTCAGTAGCGGCGTTGCCGTGAGCATCGCCGTGGTCAGCCTGGCCTACAACCTGTTACTGCGCCATTTGTGGCATCCCCAGGGCTGGCAGTGGCTGGCCGATGAGCTGCTGCACGACATCATGCCGCTGCTGTTCCTGGTGTATTGGTGGTGTTGTGTGCCCAAGGGCCTATTGCGGCTGGGACACATCGCGTTGTGGGTGATTTATCCGCTGCTGTACTTCGGCTATTCGCTGCTGCGCGGGCATTTGCTGGCGGTTTATCCCTATCCGTTCGTTGATGTGGAGAAGCTGGGTTATCCACAGGTGTTCATCAATGCCGGGGGATTGTTGGCGGGGTTTGTGTTGATTGCGTTGTTGATGGTTGGCCTGGATCGACGGCGTTAACCCTGTGGGAGCTGGCTTGCCAGCGATGACGGCCTGAAAGGCGCCTTTGAAGTGCCTGCCAATCCGCTATCGCGGGCAAGCCCGCTCCCACAAAGGTTTGCTGCACACAGATCCAATGTGGGAACGAGCCTGCTCGCGATGGGGCCCTAAAGCCGGTCACTCTTCGTCAGTGTTATCCAACCGCCAGTAACCCACGGCCTTGACGAACTGCTCATCCAGCCCATGCTCATCGAGCAACACTCGACGGATCTGCCGCGACACCTTGGTCTCGGTCGCGACCCAGGCATACAGGCTGCCAGTGGGCACCTTGATCTGCCGTACGGTGCTCAGCAGGTGGTCCTTGCCACCCTCGCGCAGCACCCAGATCACATTGACCTGGGCAGCGCTCTCCAGCACTTGCTGCTCCTTGCCGTTTTCCACTTCGATAATCACCAACGCGCGCCGATTCGCCGGCAAGCCTTCAAGACGCCGGGCAATGGCGGGCAGGGCGGTTTCGTCGCCGATCAGCAGATAGCTGTCGAACATGTCCGGCACGATCATCGAACCGCGCGGCCCGCCGATGTGCAGGAACTGCCCCGGCTTGGCCTGTTCGGCCCAGGTCGAGGCAGGGCCGTCGCCGTGCAGCACGAAGTCGATGTCCAGCTCCAGCGTGTCCAGGTCATAGCGACGCGGGGTGTAGTCGCGCATGGCCGGCATCGGGCCGTCGCTTTTGCCGGCGCCGAGTACCAGGGTTTCCAGCGCTGCCTGTTCCGCCGCGTTTTGCGGGAATAGCAGTTTGACGTGATCGTCCGTACCGAGGCTAACAAAACCCGCCAGCTCAGGCCCGCCCAGGGTAATCCGGCGCATGCGCGGGGTCAGGTCGACCACCCGCAACACTTCCAGGCGCCGGCGTTTGATTTCGTGCATGACGCGATGAATGGCTTGGGTAACGACTTCAGTCATTCGGCTTTCTCCTGGGCAGCTTGAACGGCGGGGCCGTCGACGATGGCTTTGGCGGTGTCGTTGAGCAGGGTCGCGACACGCCGGATTTCTTCCGTGCTCCATCGGCCGTGGTGCAGTTGCAGGGCATGGCGCAGGTTGTGCACCGCCTCGTGGATTTCGGGTGGGCGATCATGGCCACGCAGGGAACGTTTACTGACATCGATGCGCACCCGCACGCCTTCAAGGGCGACGGCTTGCTCGGCCAGGGATTGACGCCCGGCGTCGGTCACGCAATAGCGTTTTTTCCCGCCTTCAGCGTCGCCCTGAATCATTTCGCTCTCTTCCAGAAAGGTCAGGGTCGGGTAAATCACGCCGGGGCTGGGGCTGTAGGCACCGTCGAACATGCCTTCGATCTGGCGGATCAGGTCGTAGCCATGGCAAGGCTGTTCGGCGATCAGCGCCAGCAACAGCAATTTCAGGTCACCGGGGGCGAAAACCCGGGGGCCGCGCCCACCGCGCTCGCGGCCGGGGCGTTTCTCGAATCCGTCGCGGCCGTCGCCGTGTTCGCGGTAGGGGGAATGATGGTCTCTCATTTGTGCTTTCTCTCGTCGTGTTTAGATACAACTTAAGATATATCTTAAGAAAAAAGCAAGCCCCACCGACCGATGGCCACCCCGATCGTCGAGCCGCTGAGCCAGCCAACAGCGCGAAAATAGTGTGACCAAAACGGGTGAAAAAGTTTAAATTAGTGTTAACTCTCTAATATTATCTTTTGGCCTATTGAATGCGGGGCTTGTGGTATTGGTCTTACAGAAGTAACTTGGGTAGTGTCTGCGAGTCATTGTCGTTAGTGTCCGGCTTGTAGTATTTCTCTTACAGTCAGACATTCTAATTTAAATAATTTCAGGTTTTTTCTTGCTGCCTTGATAGTGCTTTGGCTACGCACTTGCAGGAATTTGCCTGCTTACTTTCCAGATAAATTGATCGATCATCTTTCGGCGTTGAAAGTTCAGTTGAGCAACTAGCTGCTCGTGACGGTTTTGCTCAACTTGAACTTTCTGCGCTAATCCTTTTTAAAAGACAGGTACTGAAAGATGCTCAAGAAAATCGCGTTCGCTGCTCCTCTGGCTGTTCTGGCACTGAGTTCTTCCATGGCGTTTGCCGCCACTGAAGCCAAGCACTCCATCAGCCTGATTGCCCACGTGCCGGCCGACGACTTCTACGCGGTCCCGGTTGATTCGGATCTGGTCAACAAAGACCAGGATATGAGCTACAACCCGTCTACCGGCTCCATGCGAACCGTCGACGGGCACTTTGATGTCCTTCACACCGCCGGTAAGGTAAACGCCCGACTCGAAGGCGTGCCGAAGCTGATTGCCGGTAACAAGGCAATCGATTTGAAAGTCGAACTCAACGGCAAAGCGTTGACAACCACTTCGCAAGAAGTTGTGGGCGATACCGAATCCAATACTCGTTATCGCGCGCCGTTCAAGATCAGTGCGGTCGGCGGCAAACCTGATTCGGGCGACTACACCGGCGTTGTCATGTTGGTGGTTGAACCTTCCGTCTAAGTTTAAACACGACGGTAAAACGCTTACTTGCTTCAAGTAACGTAACCGGTCGACAAACAACTCTGTCTGTCGACCGGGCTTTGACTTTCTCGTAATCAGAGTACTTGTTCATGTTCCCGATGACGCCCATCGCGGCAGCGCTTGCGTTGCTGTTATGTAGCAGTGCATTTGCGGCGCCCACTTCTATTGATCATACGCCGCGCACTTTGCTGGCTCAGGCCAAAGGTTTGCCGGCAGAGTTCGAGGAGCATTTCTTCGACGTTCCGTTGGCGGTTCGGGTCGAACTCGATCAGCAACCGCTCGGCGAGGCGATGATTGTGTTGTCCCGCGATGACCGGGTGACGTTGCTCGACTTCACCGACACCAGTGAAAGCCGTTTCGGCGCCGGCGAACGCCAGGCCTGGTCTGACATCCTCAAGCCCGGCGTGGCCCTCGGGGCGTGCAAGGGGCAATGCCCGGAACAAATGCTGGCGGTTCACTACAACCTGGAAAATTCATTGCTGTCGATCGTCACCGAAAATGCCGAGCGCGATAGCGAAGCCAAGCGTTTCTACGCTCAACCGGAAGGCGGCAGCAGCGGCCTGATGGTGCGTAACCAACTCAATCTCAACGGCGGCCAGGATCAAGACCTGGGTGGCCGTTTCGGTCTGGAAGCCAGCGGCAGCCTGGGCAACTGGAGCCAGAGCTTCAACATGCAACTGGCGCGCCTGGGTGGGCCGGATGACAAGACCTATCACGCCGTGCAGGAGCTTTTCACCCAGCGCGAACTGGAGGGCCGTTTCTTCCGGCTGGGCTACTTCACGCCCAACTCCGAAGGCCTGACTCGCCAGCCCCGTTCGTTCGGCACCAGTCCCGACACCGCCGTGGGCGTGATGTATGGCAGCTCTGACAGCCTGGCCATCGACAGCCCGAAACCCAGCGTATACCCGGTGTATGTCACGGCCAACCGCCAGGCGTCCGTGGAGATCTATCGCGATGGCCTGTTGATCAATACACAGGCGGTCCCGGCCGGTTTGCAGACCCTCGACACGCGGCCATTGCCCGGCGGAATTTATGAAGTGGAAGTGCGGTTGATCGAGGACGGTCAAGTCACCTCGACCACTCAGGAGCTGATCTACAAACCGAGCAACTGGCGCAACCACGATGAGCGCTGGCGCTACAACCTGTTCGCCGGGCA
Proteins encoded in this window:
- a CDS encoding CS1 type fimbrial major subunit, yielding MLKKIAFAAPLAVLALSSSMAFAATEAKHSISLIAHVPADDFYAVPVDSDLVNKDQDMSYNPSTGSMRTVDGHFDVLHTAGKVNARLEGVPKLIAGNKAIDLKVELNGKALTTTSQEVVGDTESNTRYRAPFKISAVGGKPDSGDYTGVVMLVVEPSV
- a CDS encoding VF530 family DNA-binding protein, whose amino-acid sequence is MTEHNTDPLHGVTLEQILNALVEHYEWSGLAERIDIRCFKSDPSIKSSLTFLRKTPWAREKVERLYVKLMRTKRPL
- a CDS encoding carbohydrate porin yields the protein MPDLQSPKDSAVFTPVACRNALNLIGGLTAMSLVTCAQAAAAFDSDSPWMLGDWNGTRTELADKGYEFKLDYTGEMGSNLHGGYDHDRTARYSDQFGLGTHLDLQKILGWNDAEFQLTVTKRSGNNISNDRINDPRVGGFTSAQEVWGRGQTTRLTQMWYQQKFLDQTLDIKVGRFGEGEDFNSFPCDFQNLAFCGSQVGNWAGGIWYNWPVSQWAMRVKYHLTPELYAQVGAYEQNPSNLDRDNGFKLSGSGTQGTVLPVELVWAPKLNGLPGEYRAGYYYSSAKATDVYKDSNGQPAALSGEAYRSASSKHGVWLGLQQQVTSVASDNSRGLSLFANGTMHDKKTNAIDNYVQAGLVYKGLFDARAKDDIGFAMARVHVNPAYRKNAEATNQAHAVFDYDNPAFLPPQDTEYSAELYYGVHVTHWLTVRPNLQYIRHPGGVDQVDDALIGGIKIQSSF
- a CDS encoding glucose/quinate/shikimate family membrane-bound PQQ-dependent dehydrogenase — protein: MSTEGALGRSRLLPTLLGILLLLMGLAMLAGGIKLSMLGGSLYYLLAGIGIALTGVLLIAARRAALGLYALVLFTSTVWALWEVGLDWWQLVPRLALWFALGIVMLVPWFRRPLLRDGPATLGTGALSVAVVLAGATALASQFTHPGEVLGELGRDSADMTSTAPQMPEGDWQAYGRTEFGDRYSPLKQITPGNVSKLQEAWRIRTGDLPTADDPVELTNENTPLKANGMLYACTAHSKVLALDPDTGKEIWRFDPQIKSPVGFKGFAHMTCRGVSYYDEAAYAKSETAASAVISDAGKAVAQACPRRLYLPTADARLIALNADTGKICEGFGNNGVVDLTQGIGPFTPGGYYSTSPAAITRDLVIMGGHVTDNESTNEPSGVIRAYDVRDGHLVWNWDSNNPDATEPLAPGQTYSRNSANMWSLASVDEKLGMVYLPLGNQTPDQWGGDRTPGAEKFSAGLVALDLATGKVRWNYQFTHHDLWDMDVGSQPTLLDMKTADGVKPALIAPTKQGSLYVLDRRDGTPIIPIREIPVPQGAVKGDHTAPTQARSDLNLLAPELTEKAMWGASPFDQMLCRIQFKELRYEGQYTPPSEQGSLIYPGNVGVFNWGGVSVDPVRQLLFTSPNYMAFVSKMVPRAQVAAGSKRESETSGVQLNTGAPYAVIMHPFMSPFGVPCQAPSWGYVAGIDLTTSKVVWKRKNGTSRDSSPLPIGLPLGVPSMGGSMVTAGGVGFLSGTLDQYLRAYDVNTGKELWKSRLPAGGQATPMTYTGKDGKQYVLLVVGGHGSLGTKMGDYVIAYKLPE
- a CDS encoding PadR family transcriptional regulator, producing MRDHHSPYREHGDGRDGFEKRPGRERGGRGPRVFAPGDLKLLLLALIAEQPCHGYDLIRQIEGMFDGAYSPSPGVIYPTLTFLEESEMIQGDAEGGKKRYCVTDAGRQSLAEQAVALEGVRVRIDVSKRSLRGHDRPPEIHEAVHNLRHALQLHHGRWSTEEIRRVATLLNDTAKAIVDGPAVQAAQEKAE
- a CDS encoding Pr6Pr family membrane protein, which gives rise to MATGSVARRHFVAVAAVLGWAGLSIQMYLIFYSRWTLGASLLGGLMSFFSYFTVLSNTLVATVLTCELTSRESAARRWFLQSSVSSGVAVSIAVVSLAYNLLLRHLWHPQGWQWLADELLHDIMPLLFLVYWWCCVPKGLLRLGHIALWVIYPLLYFGYSLLRGHLLAVYPYPFVDVEKLGYPQVFINAGGLLAGFVLIALLMVGLDRRR
- a CDS encoding siderophore-interacting protein, whose product is MTEVVTQAIHRVMHEIKRRRLEVLRVVDLTPRMRRITLGGPELAGFVSLGTDDHVKLLFPQNAAEQAALETLVLGAGKSDGPMPAMRDYTPRRYDLDTLELDIDFVLHGDGPASTWAEQAKPGQFLHIGGPRGSMIVPDMFDSYLLIGDETALPAIARRLEGLPANRRALVIIEVENGKEQQVLESAAQVNVIWVLREGGKDHLLSTVRQIKVPTGSLYAWVATETKVSRQIRRVLLDEHGLDEQFVKAVGYWRLDNTDEE